A single region of the Armatimonadota bacterium genome encodes:
- a CDS encoding MFS transporter, with protein MRNRAYALLWSSQAVSQLGDRFHWVAISLWVYTQTSSALSVSYALTALMLGPAVLGLPAGALIDRLDRKTVLVAADLVRALLVALIPWLMGIDIRLVYLDLFLISCATTFFRPAVFAAIPQITSRREYLAATSFLTASDTGTEIVGPVVAGIMVTIAGYHAALYVDAASYLISALFLAFLPRMRVEIAEQKGIHTIWVDVWDGLRFIWHKRSQIALAILLFGWVLSGFNSLQTPLVKGELKLSDTDFGVFGSMMGIGFLAGSLLSGWYGPKFPREALVVVPFLLWIASTAAAGFSFNAGMLHTASFWYGMYNMVTVLGIAQIVMEETPQYLLGRVLAFRQVMLAAIRFVSMIGLGFLADYMGVRWAILLMSLAALSFVVFAAVAFPDVILGGLGSRFLSKFNLKFMSWVEEVVFATDKSFLPASQQHLNYVSLGLLALCALLVVVGSPSRAGLFSALLLSSLVAWKALRSVWFKRGSKIWGRMAGRVVGRKHEVAERIRYATGPTSD; from the coding sequence ATGCGCAACCGGGCCTACGCGCTCCTGTGGAGCAGCCAGGCCGTTTCCCAACTCGGTGACCGCTTCCATTGGGTGGCGATCTCGCTCTGGGTCTACACGCAGACTTCGTCGGCCCTCTCGGTGTCCTATGCCCTGACGGCGCTGATGCTGGGTCCGGCCGTGCTGGGATTGCCCGCAGGAGCCCTGATCGACCGGTTGGACCGCAAGACGGTTCTGGTGGCTGCCGACCTGGTACGCGCCCTGCTCGTCGCCCTGATCCCATGGCTCATGGGAATCGACATCCGCCTCGTCTACCTGGATCTCTTTCTGATTTCGTGTGCTACAACCTTCTTCCGCCCCGCTGTCTTTGCAGCTATTCCACAAATTACGTCAAGGAGAGAGTATCTTGCTGCAACATCGTTTCTCACCGCCAGCGACACAGGGACCGAGATAGTGGGTCCAGTAGTTGCCGGGATTATGGTTACTATCGCTGGTTATCATGCGGCACTCTACGTGGACGCAGCGTCCTATTTAATTTCGGCATTATTTCTAGCCTTTCTCCCTAGAATGCGTGTTGAAATAGCTGAACAGAAAGGGATACACACAATTTGGGTTGATGTTTGGGATGGCTTGAGGTTCATTTGGCACAAACGATCACAAATAGCCCTAGCGATCTTATTGTTTGGATGGGTACTTTCAGGATTCAACTCGCTTCAAACCCCCCTTGTTAAGGGCGAGCTCAAGCTGTCGGATACGGATTTCGGTGTCTTCGGCAGCATGATGGGGATAGGTTTTCTTGCAGGATCGCTTCTTAGTGGATGGTACGGGCCCAAATTCCCAAGGGAAGCTCTCGTGGTAGTTCCCTTTCTCCTTTGGATCGCTTCCACAGCTGCTGCCGGATTTTCCTTCAATGCGGGCATGCTCCACACTGCGTCATTCTGGTATGGCATGTACAACATGGTAACTGTTCTCGGCATTGCACAGATTGTGATGGAAGAGACTCCGCAATATTTGCTTGGGAGGGTGTTGGCGTTTCGCCAAGTCATGCTTGCCGCAATTCGGTTTGTCTCGATGATCGGTCTGGGGTTCCTTGCTGATTACATGGGAGTTCGGTGGGCCATTTTGCTAATGTCACTCGCCGCACTTAGCTTCGTCGTATTCGCAGCTGTTGCATTCCCTGATGTGATATTAGGTGGATTAGGGTCTAGGTTTCTTTCTAAATTTAATTTGAAGTTTATGTCCTGGGTCGAGGAAGTCGTATTTGCTACAGATAAATCGTTTCTTCCTGCGTCGCAGCAGCACTTGAATTATGTCAGCCTCGGCTTGTTAGCTCTATGTGCTCTATTGGTCGTAGTTGGTTCGCCCAGCAGGGCGGGACTGTTTTCAGCGTTGCTATTGAGCTCCCTCGTCGCTTGGAAGGCGCTGAGAAGCGTGTGGTTTAAGCGAGGTAGCAAGATCTGGGGACGGATGGCCGGGCGGGTAGTCGGCAGGAAGCACGAGGTAGCTGAGAGAATTAGATATGCAACCGGACCGACATCCGATTGA